The Gemmatimonadaceae bacterium genome includes a region encoding these proteins:
- a CDS encoding cupin domain-containing protein gives MTFDSSSAFPYATHLDVLFPALEKVALDPLVASVRDSWYNQTLVRVNDSVVRLGVMQGEYHWHRHDNDDEFFYVIEGRFLIDLEPATDGGTPGRVVELEPRQGFVVPRGVMHRTRAPERSVILMIETANIVPTGN, from the coding sequence ATGACCTTCGATTCATCGAGCGCGTTCCCCTACGCGACGCACCTCGACGTGCTCTTCCCTGCCCTCGAAAAGGTCGCACTCGATCCTCTCGTCGCCAGCGTCCGCGACAGCTGGTACAACCAGACGCTCGTTCGCGTCAACGACTCAGTCGTTAGGCTCGGTGTGATGCAAGGCGAGTATCACTGGCATCGCCACGACAATGACGACGAATTCTTCTACGTGATCGAGGGACGCTTTCTCATCGACCTCGAGCCCGCGACTGACGGCGGCACCCCGGGACGAGTCGTCGAGCTCGAGCCGCGCCAGGGATTCGTCGTGCCGAGAGGCGTCATGCATCGCACGCGCGCGCCGGAACGGTCGGTCATTCTCATGATCGAGACGGCGAACATCGTTCCGACGGGGAATTGA
- a CDS encoding M55 family metallopeptidase, translating into MTRSRALSLAAAFLSLSLTAASPMPGGRARHVTGAPIRILVYHDMEGLAGQDDWRTFLFSHPEKYPEGQKMLAADLNAVIDGLFTGGATQVDVVDAHGSGNPEPDVRRDLLDPRAKQVFRDKAFDPYVDLTAPNVYDAVVAVAMHAKTGSHGFASHTITLGMDMQINGKSITESEIVGYSWGRVGVPIIFVSGDDHLQKDLEVMPWIEYVVTKKATSASTAELRPVDEVHAEMREKAARSVRNIGKAKIMTLATPMQAALHAAPPASLASFNGVPGINYANQTVTFTAGDFGAAYAGVIALVGAATAGYSQVLNETVRKLPDGKKILAENSDSLFMRWMDSESGRWTPPPPSPRTNKTYFGDR; encoded by the coding sequence ATGACACGTTCACGCGCGCTCTCCCTCGCGGCGGCCTTCCTTTCCCTATCTCTCACCGCCGCCTCGCCGATGCCTGGCGGGCGAGCGAGGCACGTCACGGGCGCTCCCATCCGAATCCTCGTCTACCACGATATGGAAGGACTCGCCGGTCAGGACGACTGGCGCACCTTCCTCTTCAGTCACCCGGAAAAGTATCCCGAGGGACAGAAGATGCTCGCGGCGGATCTCAACGCAGTGATCGATGGCCTGTTCACCGGCGGCGCGACGCAGGTCGACGTCGTCGACGCGCATGGAAGCGGGAATCCCGAGCCCGATGTCCGCCGCGATCTCCTCGACCCGCGGGCAAAGCAGGTCTTCCGCGACAAGGCATTCGACCCGTACGTCGACCTCACCGCGCCTAACGTATATGACGCGGTCGTCGCCGTCGCGATGCACGCCAAGACCGGGAGCCACGGCTTCGCGTCGCACACGATCACGCTGGGCATGGACATGCAGATCAATGGAAAGTCCATCACCGAGAGCGAGATCGTCGGCTACTCGTGGGGGCGCGTCGGCGTGCCGATCATCTTCGTGTCGGGCGATGATCATCTCCAGAAGGATCTCGAGGTGATGCCATGGATCGAGTATGTCGTCACGAAGAAGGCAACGAGCGCGTCGACGGCTGAACTGCGTCCGGTCGACGAGGTGCACGCCGAGATGCGCGAGAAGGCCGCGCGTTCGGTGCGGAACATCGGAAAGGCAAAGATCATGACGCTTGCAACGCCGATGCAGGCAGCACTTCATGCCGCCCCACCGGCGAGCCTCGCGTCGTTCAATGGTGTTCCCGGGATCAACTACGCGAACCAGACGGTGACGTTCACCGCGGGGGATTTCGGCGCAGCCTACGCGGGCGTGATCGCCCTCGTCGGCGCGGCGACGGCGGGCTATTCGCAGGTACTGAACGAGACGGTGCGGAAGCTGCCAGACGGGAAGAAGATCCTGGCGGAGAACAGCGATTCGCTGTTCATGCGATGGATGGATAGCGAGTCGGGCCGTTGGACGCCGCCCCCGCCGTCACCGCGCACGAACAAGACGTACTTCGGCGATCGATAA
- a CDS encoding DinB family protein, whose product MDDRSLFTDFWTKESETTRKVLSRIPEDSDYRPDPKSRTAQEIAWQIVCEEKMLIEALESGKADWAPAPMPSQMKEIVDTYEKQCADMPRRWADLPAERWEGALEFFGSVRPASPMAWGFLFDIIHHRGQITTYLRPMGSKVPQIYGPSADEPM is encoded by the coding sequence GTGGACGACCGCTCACTCTTCACCGATTTCTGGACGAAGGAGTCAGAGACCACTCGTAAGGTGCTCTCGCGGATCCCCGAAGACTCCGACTACCGTCCCGATCCCAAATCACGGACCGCACAGGAGATCGCGTGGCAGATCGTATGCGAAGAGAAGATGCTCATCGAGGCGCTGGAGAGCGGGAAGGCAGACTGGGCGCCCGCGCCGATGCCTTCACAAATGAAGGAGATCGTCGACACCTACGAGAAGCAGTGTGCCGACATGCCGCGCCGCTGGGCGGATCTGCCCGCCGAGCGATGGGAAGGCGCGCTCGAGTTCTTCGGCAGCGTGCGTCCGGCGTCGCCGATGGCGTGGGGTTTTCTCTTCGACATCATCCATCATCGCGGACAGATCACGACGTATCTGCGGCCGATGGGATCGAAGGTACCGCAAATCTACGGACCGAGCGCCGACGAGCCGATGTAG
- a CDS encoding PadR family transcriptional regulator has product MSPKLEVQQGTLALMILKTLEGLGPLHGYGIARRIEEISKNRLTLNYGTLYPALLKLEQEGFIAAEWRQSENNRRAKFYGLTAAGRKQLARETREWQQTADLIAAFFAPKREAP; this is encoded by the coding sequence ATGTCGCCGAAACTCGAAGTCCAGCAGGGCACGCTCGCCCTCATGATCCTCAAAACCCTCGAGGGACTCGGTCCCCTCCACGGCTACGGCATCGCGCGCCGAATTGAGGAAATCAGTAAGAACCGCCTCACGCTCAATTACGGCACTCTCTACCCCGCCCTCCTCAAGCTCGAGCAGGAAGGCTTCATCGCCGCGGAGTGGAGGCAGTCCGAGAACAATCGCCGCGCCAAATTCTACGGGCTCACCGCCGCCGGGCGGAAGCAGCTCGCGCGCGAAACCCGCGAATGGCAGCAGACCGCCGATCTGATCGCTGCCTTCTTCGCCCCGAAACGGGAGGCACCATGA
- a CDS encoding ABC transporter permease has protein sequence MSILGTVRGALARVRGLFTSPDRDGELREELQAHLDMATAENIRRGMDPNEARRHALIASGGLTVASEAVRDQRSLPWVESIAADIKYAFRTLRNARAYTVVVVATLALGIGANTAIFSVVRGVLLKPLPNRDGDRLLYLRQSTDGPGGDNISFSVPEVTDIRHGVPALGDIAEYSPFTFTLEQSEGSTRLSAGLVTGNFFEIMGLSPVLGRVTRPSDDGPGVPPVMVLTQEYWTTHFGADPSIVGKQVKLDGRSVTVIGVVQAAPWFPNQVDALLNMVISPHHLSAMMIQGRTHRMTEMIARLAPSATLQQARTEVASTYARMLHDHTDAYDPNAHYRVAVMPFKEALGERASFTLWLLMSAAAFVLIISAANVVNLTLMRGVRRESELVVRAALGAGVARLRRLLLVENTLLTLMGAIVGVGIALGGVRLLTTLVARYSARANEISLDYVVLGFALALAIVLALLLSFAAFIPREGTLASIVNAGFRRMAGSLTRQRLQRTLVVAQIAVSVVLLAGAGLLTRTMVQLSEVSTGLKTEQVLTVQVPLLKFSAPNGATDNASLYRAIMTADVGNKARYDEMQREIRALPGVMDVGLGSTTPLHGADAVFEVKAQDQSLAVGEAVPRASYRTADPEYFRAAGIPLLAGRAFQATDRPGGARVVILNRALAEKLFHDENPIGKQVALTGELLKFSPLSGDWRTVVGVVGNTQDGSLDAPPTPAMFSPFAQELALGGALVIRADSNADRLATAATRIVRRVVPMAAIEHVLTIAQIKDQSVAPRRLNAELVSSLGLLAVIIATVGIAGVLAFSVSTRTQEIGIRMSLGADSGRVQRMILGEGGLLVVIGLTLGMAGAFFATEVLRGLLFGVAPHDPTTFVGVALGMAAVGIGACWIPALRAARIDPAITMRSS, from the coding sequence ATGAGCATCCTTGGAACGGTCCGCGGCGCGCTCGCCCGCGTCCGTGGTCTCTTCACGTCACCGGACCGCGACGGCGAGCTCCGCGAAGAGCTCCAGGCCCACCTCGACATGGCGACCGCCGAGAATATCCGCCGCGGCATGGACCCTAACGAGGCACGACGGCACGCGCTCATCGCTTCGGGCGGACTCACCGTCGCCTCCGAAGCCGTCCGCGACCAGCGATCGCTCCCCTGGGTCGAGAGCATCGCCGCCGACATCAAGTACGCCTTTCGGACGCTGCGCAATGCTCGGGCGTACACCGTCGTCGTGGTCGCGACATTGGCGCTCGGCATCGGTGCGAATACCGCAATCTTCAGTGTCGTTCGCGGCGTGCTGTTGAAGCCCTTGCCCAATCGCGATGGTGATCGGCTGCTGTATTTGCGGCAGTCCACGGACGGCCCCGGCGGCGACAATATCTCGTTCTCCGTTCCCGAGGTCACCGACATCCGCCACGGCGTTCCCGCGTTAGGCGACATCGCCGAGTACTCGCCCTTTACCTTCACGCTCGAGCAGTCGGAGGGCTCGACGCGGCTCAGCGCCGGGCTCGTCACCGGGAACTTCTTCGAGATCATGGGTCTGTCGCCCGTGCTCGGGCGAGTCACTCGGCCGAGCGACGACGGCCCCGGCGTGCCACCGGTCATGGTGCTCACGCAGGAGTACTGGACGACGCACTTCGGCGCCGACCCGAGCATCGTTGGCAAGCAGGTCAAGCTCGACGGAAGGTCCGTGACCGTCATCGGCGTCGTGCAGGCAGCGCCCTGGTTCCCGAACCAGGTTGATGCTTTGCTCAACATGGTCATCAGCCCGCATCATCTGAGCGCGATGATGATTCAGGGACGCACCCATCGCATGACGGAAATGATCGCACGCCTCGCTCCGAGCGCTACGTTGCAACAGGCACGTACCGAGGTCGCGTCGACCTACGCGCGGATGCTGCACGATCACACGGACGCCTACGATCCGAACGCGCACTACCGCGTCGCCGTCATGCCGTTCAAGGAAGCCCTCGGCGAGCGTGCGAGCTTCACGCTCTGGCTCCTCATGAGCGCAGCGGCGTTTGTGCTGATCATCTCCGCGGCGAACGTCGTGAACCTGACGCTGATGCGCGGCGTGCGACGCGAATCGGAGCTCGTCGTGCGTGCCGCGCTCGGCGCTGGCGTCGCGCGGCTGCGCCGGCTGCTGCTCGTCGAGAACACGCTCCTCACGCTCATGGGCGCCATCGTCGGTGTTGGAATCGCGTTAGGCGGCGTACGCCTGCTCACCACACTCGTCGCGCGCTATTCGGCACGCGCCAATGAGATCAGCCTCGATTATGTGGTGCTGGGCTTCGCCCTCGCGTTGGCGATCGTCCTTGCACTGTTACTGTCATTCGCTGCCTTCATACCGCGCGAGGGGACCCTGGCGTCCATAGTCAACGCGGGGTTCCGCCGGATGGCCGGCAGCCTGACGCGGCAGCGATTGCAGCGCACGCTCGTCGTCGCGCAGATCGCCGTCTCGGTGGTGCTGCTCGCGGGCGCCGGACTACTCACGCGAACGATGGTGCAGCTATCCGAGGTGAGTACCGGGCTCAAGACGGAGCAGGTGCTGACAGTCCAGGTACCGCTCCTCAAGTTCAGCGCGCCGAACGGCGCGACCGACAATGCCTCGCTCTACCGGGCAATCATGACCGCCGACGTCGGCAACAAGGCGCGCTACGACGAGATGCAACGCGAGATCCGCGCGCTTCCGGGAGTGATGGACGTCGGACTCGGCTCGACGACTCCGCTGCACGGCGCCGATGCAGTCTTCGAGGTCAAAGCCCAGGATCAGTCGCTCGCGGTTGGAGAGGCCGTGCCCCGCGCGTCGTATCGCACCGCCGATCCCGAGTACTTCCGCGCGGCGGGAATCCCTCTGCTCGCGGGTCGCGCATTTCAGGCGACGGATCGTCCAGGCGGTGCACGCGTCGTGATCCTCAATCGTGCGCTCGCCGAGAAGCTCTTTCATGACGAAAACCCGATTGGCAAGCAGGTCGCACTAACGGGCGAGCTGCTGAAGTTCTCGCCGCTCTCGGGCGATTGGCGCACGGTCGTTGGCGTCGTCGGTAACACGCAGGACGGCAGCCTCGACGCGCCGCCGACACCGGCAATGTTCTCGCCGTTCGCGCAGGAACTGGCGCTCGGCGGTGCGCTCGTCATTCGCGCCGACAGCAACGCTGATCGGCTGGCGACGGCGGCGACGCGCATCGTCCGGCGCGTGGTGCCGATGGCGGCGATCGAGCACGTGCTCACGATCGCGCAGATCAAGGATCAGAGCGTGGCGCCGCGACGGTTGAACGCCGAGCTCGTGTCGTCGTTAGGCCTGCTCGCGGTGATCATCGCGACGGTGGGTATCGCCGGCGTGCTGGCGTTCTCGGTGAGCACGCGCACGCAGGAGATCGGTATTCGCATGAGTCTCGGCGCGGACAGCGGGCGCGTCCAGCGCATGATCCTCGGCGAGGGCGGGTTGTTGGTCGTGATCGGGCTCACGTTAGGCATGGCCGGCGCGTTCTTCGCGACGGAGGTGCTGCGCGGGCTGTTGTTCGGTGTCGCGCCGCACGATCCGACGACCTTCGTCGGCGTAGCGCTCGGGATGGCAGCGGTGGGTATCGGCGCCTGCTGGATTCCTGCGCTTCGCGCCGCGCGAATCGATCCGGCGATCACGATGCGGTCTTCCTAG
- a CDS encoding sugar phosphate isomerase/epimerase family protein, with the protein MRKAIGDNMIPKGWGFEKGLDLVKHAGFDGIELWLGDEPWFQLTTTDADVRELRRKVEAAGLVVSNVSTGLHWATPLSARDPTVRARASQIVERQIETATLLGTDAILVVAGLVTQEVPYNEVYQRCVETLGPLGERAARARVKIGCENCNSEQRFLLSPREFARFLDDVRSPAVGLHLDVGNIHDTGFAEQWIEIHGPRITRIHMKDVLKHRGRSGDQSVYTNLFLGDNNWPAIRAALSKVGYDGWLVAEMEARYRYAPDQQFYDTSKAMDRFIVGTL; encoded by the coding sequence ATGAGAAAAGCCATCGGCGACAACATGATCCCGAAGGGGTGGGGATTCGAGAAAGGCCTCGACCTCGTGAAACACGCGGGCTTCGATGGCATCGAGCTCTGGCTCGGGGACGAGCCGTGGTTCCAGCTGACGACGACGGATGCCGACGTCCGCGAGCTCCGACGTAAGGTCGAAGCAGCGGGACTCGTCGTCTCCAACGTTTCGACTGGTTTGCACTGGGCTACGCCCCTCTCCGCACGCGATCCGACAGTGCGCGCGCGGGCCAGCCAGATCGTTGAGCGGCAAATCGAGACGGCGACCTTGCTCGGCACCGACGCGATTCTCGTCGTCGCCGGACTGGTGACGCAGGAAGTCCCGTACAACGAGGTCTACCAACGCTGCGTCGAGACGCTCGGCCCGCTCGGCGAGCGCGCCGCACGCGCGCGCGTGAAGATCGGTTGCGAGAACTGTAACTCCGAGCAACGATTTCTTCTCAGCCCACGAGAGTTTGCTCGATTCCTCGACGACGTGCGCAGCCCCGCCGTCGGCCTGCATCTCGACGTCGGCAACATTCACGATACCGGTTTCGCCGAACAGTGGATCGAGATCCACGGACCGCGGATCACGCGCATTCACATGAAGGATGTGCTCAAGCATCGCGGCCGCTCCGGCGATCAGAGCGTGTACACGAACCTCTTTCTCGGCGACAACAACTGGCCGGCGATTCGCGCCGCGCTCAGCAAGGTGGGCTACGATGGGTGGCTCGTCGCCGAGATGGAGGCGCGGTACCGCTACGCGCCGGATCAACAGTTCTACGATACGTCGAAGGCGATGGACCGGTTCATCGTGGGCACGCTATGA
- a CDS encoding L,D-transpeptidase, protein MHRRSRWRIGALLTILPVVPVLIWWTVLRPTDSARPPTRLEVSLSARELDVIVKGEVVRTYSIAVGTHKHPTPKGSFRTGKIDWNPSWKPPDVAWARDERYQPPGVPANPMQGVKIYFESPDYFIHGTNDPDSIGDAASHGCIRMTADDAIRLAKWIQRQGGGVRLIIED, encoded by the coding sequence ATGCATCGGAGGAGCCGCTGGCGGATCGGAGCGCTCCTGACGATTCTGCCCGTCGTCCCCGTGCTCATCTGGTGGACGGTGCTTCGGCCCACCGACTCGGCACGTCCGCCGACGCGACTCGAGGTCAGCCTCTCCGCGCGCGAGCTCGACGTCATCGTCAAAGGCGAGGTCGTCAGAACATACTCAATCGCCGTCGGCACTCACAAACATCCCACGCCGAAGGGCTCGTTCCGAACGGGGAAGATCGATTGGAACCCGAGCTGGAAACCACCCGACGTTGCATGGGCGCGCGATGAGAGGTATCAGCCGCCCGGCGTCCCCGCGAATCCAATGCAGGGTGTGAAGATCTATTTCGAGTCGCCCGATTATTTCATACACGGCACGAACGATCCCGACTCGATCGGAGACGCCGCATCACACGGTTGCATTCGCATGACCGCTGACGACGCGATTCGCCTCGCGAAGTGGATCCAACGCCAGGGTGGCGGCGTGCGACTGATTATAGAAGACTGA
- a CDS encoding PadR family transcriptional regulator, which produces MAPDRQPSQRSEVLQGTLEMLTLKLLTAEAMHGWGLSLKLRQISHDVFDVNQGSLYPALQRMLRRGWIRAEWRASDNNRRARYYAITREGRRQLEAEIEDWERSSGAVNRVLRYAFQGG; this is translated from the coding sequence ATGGCACCCGACCGGCAACCCAGCCAGCGATCCGAGGTCCTCCAGGGCACCCTCGAGATGCTGACGCTGAAGCTCCTCACCGCCGAGGCCATGCACGGTTGGGGACTTTCATTGAAGCTCCGCCAGATCTCCCACGACGTCTTCGACGTCAACCAGGGGTCGCTCTACCCCGCCCTCCAACGCATGCTGCGCCGCGGCTGGATCCGCGCCGAGTGGCGCGCGAGCGACAACAATCGGCGCGCGCGCTACTACGCGATCACGCGCGAGGGCCGCCGGCAGCTGGAGGCGGAGATCGAGGACTGGGAGCGGTCGTCCGGTGCCGTGAACCGCGTGCTCCGCTACGCCTTCCAAGGGGGATGA
- a CDS encoding ABC transporter permease: protein MAWYHELFSSFVALVGRRRQEREMSEEVRFHIEMETRRNVEAGLSEAEARRRAVRDFGGVERHKDHVRDERGTSWFYDGWNDVRFAARSLRRRAGFTTIATITLALGIGATTTLFGVVKQVLLTPLPYGQPESVAVVWSAWKGFDQTWLSYDEWEGWKARIPAFQDIAIYFDGSSTFDGDNPERIRTANVQMNVFPILGVRPIIGRNFTADEDRPNGPSAVILGNALWQRRFGGDPSVIGRKVQISGQTYTVVGVMPNGFRLPIDFGGSGPSEAWFPLATDAAAQGAVPGPEFPKTGANHGFYAVARLAPGATAATANGQLRSVVAELEKWGYMANVGFHAYAVPVEEQITGRVRPVLLVVFGAVGFVLLIACANVAGLLLVRGESRKRELAVRVALGAGSQRLTRLLLAESGVLAALGATLGIGLATLGVRLIRASAPTSLPRVAETTLDWGVLTFALVVAVVAALLAGIIPALQATHLAPAVELKEGGRGATTSRARLRWRQSLVATEVALAVVLVVAAGLMIRSVRNLLAIDAGFRPDGVLTMRISTPSTFYPDSVRVAAFWDELQRRVAAVPGVRRVGAVRLLPLATEMGDWDVQVEGYTPPPNQGTPGDWQIVTPGYFQAMGLTLREGRVFEARDDMAGSLALIVNRTFTERYLAGRHALGTRVRIGATDTTKWYTIVGVVDDVHHNTLVGKVKPEFYATLAQFAVAPGSTRRSMSLVVRTDGDPTTLVAPVRSVVKQLDARLPVSEIRTMRTIVNSAIGGPRFAMGALGLFGVLALALSAIGIFGIVSQVVASREHEFAIRSALGATPRELVGLSLKTVVRQALAGLAVGIVIALLFTRAMTSMLQGVTPTDPWTFAAVVVVTGLVAIAASVGPARRAGKADPARVLGSS from the coding sequence ATGGCCTGGTATCACGAGTTGTTCTCGTCGTTCGTCGCATTGGTCGGCCGGCGACGGCAGGAGCGCGAGATGAGCGAGGAGGTGCGCTTCCATATAGAGATGGAGACGCGCCGGAACGTCGAGGCCGGACTCTCCGAAGCGGAGGCGCGACGCCGCGCCGTACGGGACTTCGGCGGCGTCGAGCGGCACAAGGATCACGTCCGCGACGAGCGCGGAACGAGCTGGTTCTACGATGGCTGGAACGACGTACGATTCGCCGCGCGCTCGCTCCGTCGACGCGCCGGCTTCACGACGATCGCGACGATCACGCTCGCGTTAGGCATCGGCGCGACGACGACGCTCTTCGGCGTGGTCAAGCAGGTTCTATTGACGCCGCTGCCTTACGGACAACCCGAAAGCGTCGCTGTCGTCTGGAGCGCGTGGAAAGGCTTTGACCAGACGTGGCTCTCCTACGACGAATGGGAAGGATGGAAGGCGCGTATCCCGGCGTTCCAGGACATCGCGATTTATTTCGACGGTTCATCCACGTTCGACGGAGACAACCCGGAGCGCATTCGCACCGCGAACGTGCAGATGAACGTCTTCCCGATTCTCGGCGTTCGTCCAATTATCGGACGCAACTTTACTGCCGATGAGGATCGACCCAACGGACCAAGCGCCGTGATCCTGGGCAACGCGCTCTGGCAGCGGCGCTTCGGCGGGGACCCCTCCGTGATTGGGCGCAAGGTCCAGATCTCGGGTCAAACGTACACGGTCGTGGGCGTCATGCCTAACGGCTTCCGCTTGCCGATCGACTTCGGCGGCAGCGGGCCGAGCGAGGCGTGGTTCCCTCTCGCGACCGACGCGGCAGCGCAGGGAGCCGTGCCCGGGCCCGAATTCCCGAAGACTGGAGCGAACCACGGCTTCTATGCGGTCGCGCGCTTGGCGCCGGGCGCCACCGCCGCGACGGCGAACGGCCAGCTGCGAAGTGTCGTCGCCGAGCTCGAGAAATGGGGCTACATGGCGAACGTTGGTTTCCACGCGTACGCGGTGCCAGTGGAAGAGCAGATTACCGGCCGCGTGCGGCCGGTCCTGCTGGTTGTCTTCGGTGCGGTCGGATTCGTGCTGCTGATCGCGTGCGCGAACGTCGCTGGCCTCCTACTCGTACGCGGCGAGTCGCGCAAACGCGAGTTGGCGGTCCGCGTCGCCCTCGGCGCCGGGTCGCAGCGCCTAACGCGGCTATTGCTCGCGGAGAGCGGAGTGCTTGCGGCACTGGGCGCGACGCTGGGTATCGGTCTCGCCACGTTAGGCGTGCGTCTCATTCGCGCCAGCGCCCCCACATCTTTGCCGCGCGTCGCCGAGACGACGCTCGACTGGGGCGTGCTGACGTTCGCGTTGGTGGTCGCGGTCGTCGCCGCGCTATTGGCCGGTATTATCCCAGCACTACAGGCGACGCACCTCGCGCCTGCAGTTGAGCTCAAGGAGGGCGGTCGCGGCGCGACGACCAGTCGCGCGCGGCTCCGGTGGCGTCAATCGCTCGTGGCGACGGAAGTCGCCCTCGCCGTGGTGCTCGTCGTGGCCGCGGGGCTGATGATTCGCAGCGTACGCAACCTGCTTGCGATCGACGCCGGCTTTCGGCCTGATGGCGTGCTAACGATGCGCATCTCGACGCCGTCGACGTTCTATCCGGACTCGGTGCGCGTCGCTGCATTCTGGGACGAGCTGCAGCGGCGCGTTGCTGCAGTGCCAGGCGTCAGGCGGGTCGGTGCGGTGCGTCTGTTGCCGCTGGCGACCGAGATGGGCGACTGGGACGTGCAGGTCGAAGGCTACACGCCGCCGCCTAACCAGGGCACGCCTGGCGACTGGCAGATCGTGACGCCTGGATATTTCCAGGCGATGGGACTCACGTTGCGCGAGGGCCGCGTGTTCGAGGCGCGCGACGATATGGCAGGTTCGTTGGCGTTGATCGTCAACCGCACCTTCACGGAGCGGTATCTGGCGGGCCGTCACGCGCTCGGTACGCGTGTGCGGATCGGCGCTACCGACACGACGAAGTGGTACACGATCGTCGGCGTCGTGGACGACGTGCACCACAATACGCTGGTCGGTAAGGTGAAGCCCGAGTTCTACGCGACGCTCGCGCAGTTCGCCGTGGCCCCGGGGAGCACGCGGCGCAGCATGAGCCTCGTAGTACGCACGGACGGCGATCCGACGACACTCGTCGCACCGGTGCGTTCGGTCGTGAAACAGCTCGATGCTCGGTTGCCCGTCTCCGAGATCCGGACGATGCGCACCATCGTCAATTCGGCGATCGGTGGTCCGCGCTTCGCGATGGGCGCGCTGGGGCTGTTCGGCGTATTGGCGCTCGCGTTATCGGCGATCGGAATCTTCGGGATCGTGTCGCAGGTCGTCGCGTCGCGCGAGCACGAGTTCGCGATTCGATCCGCGTTAGGCGCGACTCCGCGAGAGCTGGTCGGTTTGAGTCTGAAGACAGTCGTTCGTCAGGCTCTGGCGGGGCTCGCGGTCGGAATCGTGATCGCGCTGTTGTTCACGCGGGCGATGACGTCGATGCTGCAGGGCGTGACGCCGACGGATCCATGGACGTTCGCCGCGGTGGTGGTTGTGACTGGATTGGTCGCGATCGCGGCGAGCGTGGGTCCGGCGCGTCGCGCGGGAAAGGCGGATCCGGCGAGGGTGTTGGGGAGTTCCTAG
- a CDS encoding 4'-phosphopantetheinyl transferase superfamily protein: MPNATRKESAPYSLAFATSEAASLRALTLRERRDHARLAHEPRQRDWLAGRLAAKRAVGAFLCTSLPLHHIELESQTGAAPRCLVRNDLIEPWTLAPLLLSIAHRDGIAIAAASNPSTRIGVDIECAGEIDTEQHRYFLAPSELADTKRLGATLIWVLKEAFWKALGLSQALAFTSVQLAFFHGTGTLAGAWVERRWIRAHARRVRLRTRPELVAAVVTIDEEPR, translated from the coding sequence ATGCCGAACGCCACTCGAAAAGAGAGCGCGCCCTACTCGCTCGCCTTCGCCACCAGCGAGGCTGCGTCGCTGCGCGCGCTCACGCTTCGCGAACGGCGTGACCATGCCCGGCTCGCTCACGAGCCGCGGCAGCGCGATTGGCTCGCCGGGCGGTTAGCGGCCAAGCGAGCAGTCGGCGCGTTTCTGTGCACATCCCTGCCCCTGCACCACATCGAGCTCGAATCGCAGACTGGCGCCGCGCCACGGTGTCTCGTGCGCAACGACCTCATCGAGCCGTGGACACTCGCGCCACTCCTGCTCTCCATCGCGCACCGAGATGGCATCGCGATCGCCGCGGCGTCGAATCCGTCGACGCGTATCGGCGTCGACATCGAGTGCGCGGGCGAAATCGACACGGAGCAACATCGATACTTCCTCGCGCCGAGCGAGCTTGCAGACACGAAACGACTCGGCGCAACCCTGATCTGGGTGCTCAAGGAAGCCTTCTGGAAGGCGCTCGGGTTGAGCCAGGCGCTCGCCTTCACCTCGGTGCAACTGGCCTTTTTCCATGGCACCGGCACACTCGCGGGTGCGTGGGTCGAGAGACGTTGGATTCGTGCGCACGCACGGCGCGTGCGCCTTCGGACACGACCCGAGCTCGTCGCCGCCGTCGTCACCATCGACGAGGAGCCGCGATGA